A window of the Streptomyces griseochromogenes genome harbors these coding sequences:
- a CDS encoding MFS transporter — protein sequence MPRTSSRITFTVLATGAGVFSMLQSLIAPALPTVQHALHTSQSTATWVMTAYLLSASVFTPILGRVGDLIGKKRTLVAVLLAVLAGCLVAALAPSIGVLVVARVVQGVGGALFPLSFGIIRDEFAASEVAGSISNLSAVIAAGGGVGMVAAGPIVSALDYRWLFWIPVAVVAATVLIALRYVPESPNRAQGKVGWLGAGLLSAWLVALLLPLSQAGQWGWGSGKVLGLFAAAVVLFALWLATEARSRTPLIDLRVMRLPAVWTTNAAALLFGAGMYAIWSFLPGFVQTPAVAGYGFGASVTESGLLMLPMLVAMFLSGVLSGRLEPRVGAKALLTTGAALGALACGFLTLWHDARWQIGVVAGLFGLGIGLAFASMAHLIVGSVPPGQTGAATGMNANIRTIGGSIGAALTSVLVTGRLQPSGLPYASGYTHGWALLALLCLAAAGAALLVPVRRGGLAVGPVLEEVTRAPARVR from the coding sequence ATGCCCCGCACCTCCAGCCGCATCACCTTCACCGTCCTCGCGACCGGCGCAGGTGTGTTCTCCATGCTGCAGTCGCTGATCGCGCCGGCCCTGCCGACCGTCCAGCACGCGCTGCACACCTCGCAGTCCACCGCGACCTGGGTGATGACGGCATACCTGCTGTCCGCCTCGGTCTTCACCCCCATCCTCGGCCGCGTCGGCGACCTCATCGGCAAGAAGCGCACCCTTGTCGCGGTCCTGCTGGCGGTCCTCGCCGGCTGCCTCGTCGCCGCGCTCGCCCCGAGCATCGGCGTGCTGGTCGTCGCCCGGGTCGTCCAGGGCGTGGGCGGCGCCCTGTTCCCGCTCTCCTTCGGCATCATCCGGGACGAGTTCGCCGCGTCCGAGGTGGCCGGCAGCATCAGCAACCTGTCCGCCGTGATCGCCGCGGGCGGCGGTGTCGGCATGGTGGCCGCGGGCCCCATCGTCTCCGCCCTCGACTACCGCTGGCTGTTCTGGATCCCGGTGGCCGTCGTCGCCGCGACCGTCCTGATCGCCCTGCGCTACGTCCCCGAGTCGCCCAATCGCGCTCAGGGAAAGGTCGGTTGGCTCGGAGCCGGACTGCTGTCGGCCTGGCTGGTGGCCCTTCTGCTCCCGCTGAGCCAGGCCGGGCAGTGGGGCTGGGGCTCGGGCAAGGTGCTCGGTCTGTTCGCCGCCGCCGTGGTGCTGTTCGCGCTGTGGCTGGCCACCGAGGCCCGCTCCCGCACCCCCCTCATCGACCTGCGTGTGATGCGGCTGCCCGCGGTGTGGACGACCAACGCGGCCGCCCTGCTGTTCGGCGCGGGCATGTACGCCATCTGGTCCTTCCTGCCGGGCTTCGTGCAGACGCCGGCCGTGGCCGGATACGGCTTCGGCGCGAGCGTGACCGAGTCCGGTCTGCTCATGCTGCCGATGCTCGTCGCGATGTTCCTGTCGGGTGTCCTGTCCGGGCGGCTCGAACCCCGTGTCGGCGCCAAGGCGTTGCTCACCACGGGTGCCGCGCTCGGCGCACTGGCCTGCGGCTTCCTCACCCTCTGGCATGACGCGCGGTGGCAGATCGGCGTCGTCGCGGGCCTGTTCGGCCTCGGTATCGGACTGGCCTTCGCCTCGATGGCCCATCTGATCGTGGGCAGCGTGCCGCCCGGGCAGACCGGCGCCGCGACCGGCATGAACGCCAACATCCGCACCATCGGCGGTTCCATCGGCGCCGCGCTCACCAGCGTCCTGGTCACCGGCCGCCTCCAGCCCTCCGGCCTGCCCTACGCCTCCGGCTACACCCACGGCTGGGCCCTGCTCGCCCTGCTCTGTCTGGCCGCGGCCGGTGCCGCACTCCTCGTCCCGGTCCGCCGCGGCGGCCTCGCGGTGGGCCCCGTCCTGGAGGAGGTGACACGGGCACCCGCGCGCGTGCGGTAG
- a CDS encoding DUF1345 domain-containing protein translates to MSGRLSVDAVPRLIGAVILGAVVGVAVGLPTGAPLGALAAIAATQLAFVVAGWAVLWPMDATATHRNARREDLRPVGEELVVVAVASCGLVAIVLLLVLGTSDTGHAGAAIALSGVFMAWAALHLMYATRYAYAYYDAAGGIDFNSARPPAYRDFLYFSYNLGMTYQVSDTAVSSTVIRTIVLRHALLSYVFGTSILATAINLVVGLVTG, encoded by the coding sequence ATGAGCGGCCGGTTGTCGGTGGACGCCGTGCCCCGCCTCATCGGCGCGGTGATCCTCGGCGCCGTGGTCGGTGTGGCCGTCGGGCTGCCGACCGGAGCACCGCTCGGGGCGCTGGCCGCGATCGCCGCCACGCAACTGGCCTTCGTGGTGGCGGGCTGGGCGGTGCTGTGGCCCATGGACGCCACGGCCACCCACCGCAACGCCCGGCGTGAGGATCTGCGGCCCGTCGGCGAGGAACTCGTGGTCGTGGCGGTCGCCTCGTGCGGACTGGTCGCCATCGTGCTGCTGCTCGTGCTCGGCACCTCCGACACCGGCCACGCGGGCGCCGCGATCGCCCTGTCGGGGGTGTTCATGGCCTGGGCGGCACTGCATCTGATGTACGCCACGCGTTACGCCTACGCCTACTACGACGCCGCGGGCGGCATCGACTTCAACTCCGCCCGGCCGCCGGCATACCGCGACTTCCTATACTTCAGCTACAACCTCGGCATGACCTACCAGGTGTCCGACACCGCCGTCTCGAGTACGGTCATCCGCACGATCGTGCTGCGCCACGCACTCCTGTCGTACGTCTTCGGCACCAGCATTCTGGCCACCGCCATCAACCTCGTCGTTGGACTCGTCACCGGCTGA
- a CDS encoding GntR family transcriptional regulator, with the protein MMRDMAQDPQQANAPALPRLGGRRSSYRERVADALRAALIAGELRPGEVYSAPSLAARFGVSATPVREAMLDLAKEGLVDTVPNKGFRVTAVSDQQLDEYTHIRSLIEIPTVVALARTADRVSLEALRPAAREIVTAAAAGDLIAYVEADTRFHLGLLALAGNAHLVEVVADLRKRSRLYGLTALVEAGRLLASAQEHLELLDALLERDEKAVAEIMTRHLGHVRALWAE; encoded by the coding sequence ATGATGCGTGACATGGCACAGGATCCGCAGCAGGCGAACGCACCCGCGCTCCCCCGGCTGGGCGGTCGGCGCAGCAGCTATCGCGAGCGGGTCGCCGACGCGTTGCGGGCCGCGCTGATCGCGGGCGAGCTGCGGCCGGGCGAGGTCTACTCGGCACCTTCGCTCGCGGCCCGTTTCGGCGTCTCGGCGACACCGGTGCGGGAGGCGATGCTGGACCTGGCCAAGGAGGGCCTGGTCGACACGGTGCCCAACAAGGGCTTCCGGGTCACGGCCGTCTCCGACCAGCAGCTCGACGAGTACACGCACATCCGTTCACTCATCGAGATCCCCACCGTGGTGGCACTGGCCCGCACGGCCGACCGGGTCTCGCTGGAGGCGTTGCGCCCCGCGGCCCGGGAGATCGTCACCGCGGCGGCGGCCGGCGACCTGATCGCCTATGTCGAGGCCGACACCCGCTTCCACCTCGGCCTGCTCGCCCTGGCCGGCAACGCGCACCTGGTGGAGGTCGTCGCGGACCTGCGCAAGCGCTCCCGTCTGTACGGTCTCACCGCCCTGGTCGAGGCGGGCCGTCTGCTGGCCTCGGCCCAGGAGCACCTGGAGCTGCTGGACGCGTTGCTGGAGCGCGACGAGAAGGCCGTGGCGGAGATCATGACGCGGCACCTGGGGCATGTGCGCGCCCTGTGGGCCGAGTAG
- a CDS encoding proline racemase family protein, whose protein sequence is MRSKLVLHAVDSHTEGMPTRVITGGIGTVPGATMNERRLYFREHRDPVKQLLMNEPRGHSAMSGAILQPPSRPDCDWGVIYIEVSGYLPMCGHGTIGVATVLVETGMVEVVEPVTTIRLDTPAGVVVAEVAVENGAAANVTLRNVPSFSVGLDRKAVLADGRTVTYDLAYGGNFYAILPLEQFGLPFDRARKDDILAAGLSLMEAINAEEEPVHPEDPSIRGCHHVHLYAPGATARHSRHAMAIHPGWFDRSPCGTGTSARMAQLHARGELPLHTEFVNESFIGTRFTGRLLGTTEVAGIPAVLPSFTGRAWVTGTAQYLLDPTDPFPEGFVL, encoded by the coding sequence ATGCGCAGCAAGCTCGTCCTGCACGCCGTCGACTCGCACACCGAGGGCATGCCGACCCGCGTGATCACCGGTGGGATCGGCACCGTACCCGGTGCGACGATGAACGAGCGGCGGCTGTACTTCCGTGAACACCGCGACCCCGTCAAGCAGTTGCTGATGAACGAGCCGCGCGGGCACTCCGCGATGAGCGGCGCGATCCTGCAGCCGCCGAGCCGGCCCGACTGCGACTGGGGGGTGATCTACATCGAGGTCTCCGGCTATCTGCCCATGTGCGGGCACGGCACGATCGGCGTGGCGACCGTGCTGGTCGAGACCGGCATGGTGGAGGTCGTGGAGCCCGTGACCACCATCCGCCTGGACACCCCGGCGGGGGTCGTGGTCGCCGAGGTGGCGGTCGAGAACGGTGCCGCCGCGAACGTCACGTTGCGCAATGTGCCGTCCTTCAGCGTCGGACTGGACCGCAAGGCGGTGCTGGCCGACGGGCGGACGGTCACGTACGACCTCGCCTACGGCGGCAACTTCTACGCCATCCTGCCGCTGGAGCAGTTCGGCCTGCCCTTCGACCGTGCCCGCAAGGACGACATTCTCGCCGCCGGGCTGTCGTTGATGGAGGCGATCAACGCCGAGGAGGAGCCGGTCCACCCGGAGGACCCGTCCATCCGCGGCTGCCACCACGTCCATCTGTACGCGCCCGGCGCCACCGCCCGCCACTCCCGGCACGCGATGGCCATCCACCCCGGCTGGTTCGACCGCTCGCCCTGCGGCACGGGTACGAGCGCGCGCATGGCACAACTGCACGCGCGGGGCGAACTGCCGCTGCACACCGAGTTCGTGAACGAGTCCTTCATCGGCACCCGGTTCACCGGACGGCTGCTGGGCACGACCGAGGTCGCCGGCATCCCCGCCGTCCTGCCGAGCTTCACCGGCCGCGCCTGGGTCACCGGCACGGCGCAGTACCTGCTCGATCCGACCGATCCGTTCCCGGAGGGCTTCGTCCTCTAG
- a CDS encoding dihydrodipicolinate synthase family protein, with protein MTLPESRPWRGVLVATALPLRADRSVDFDRYGEHCAWLVDNGCDGVVPNGSLGEYQVLTPEERAKVVETAVAAIGGARVMPGVAAYGSAEARRWAEQAGEAGCEAVMLLPPNAYRADERSVLAHYAEVAGAGLPVVAYNNPIDTKVDLEPELLARLHGEGHIHAVKEFSGDVRRAYRIAELAPELDLLIGADDVLLELAVAGAKGWVAGYPNALPRASAELYRAAVSGDLTTALPLYRQLHPLLRWDSKVEFVQAIKLSMDVVGRYGGPVRPPRVPLLPEQEAAVRAATEKAVAAGLA; from the coding sequence ATGACCCTCCCGGAGAGCCGCCCTTGGCGCGGCGTCCTCGTCGCCACCGCGCTCCCGCTGCGCGCCGATCGCTCGGTGGACTTCGACCGGTACGGCGAGCACTGCGCCTGGCTGGTCGACAACGGCTGTGACGGCGTCGTACCGAACGGCTCGCTCGGCGAGTACCAGGTGCTCACGCCCGAGGAGCGCGCCAAGGTGGTGGAGACGGCCGTCGCCGCGATCGGCGGCGCGCGGGTGATGCCGGGCGTCGCCGCGTACGGCTCCGCCGAGGCCCGGCGCTGGGCCGAGCAGGCGGGTGAGGCCGGCTGCGAGGCCGTGATGCTGCTGCCGCCCAACGCCTACCGCGCCGACGAGCGGTCCGTACTGGCCCACTACGCGGAGGTCGCCGGGGCGGGCTTGCCGGTGGTGGCGTACAACAACCCCATCGACACCAAGGTCGACCTCGAACCCGAACTCCTCGCCCGGCTGCACGGCGAGGGCCACATCCACGCCGTCAAGGAGTTCTCCGGTGATGTCCGCCGGGCCTACCGGATCGCCGAACTCGCTCCGGAACTGGACCTGTTGATCGGCGCCGACGACGTGCTGCTGGAACTGGCCGTGGCCGGCGCCAAGGGCTGGGTGGCCGGGTACCCCAACGCACTCCCCCGCGCCTCGGCCGAGCTGTACCGCGCCGCCGTGTCCGGGGACCTCACCACCGCGCTCCCCCTGTACCGGCAGTTGCACCCGCTGCTGCGCTGGGACTCGAAGGTGGAGTTCGTGCAGGCCATCAAGCTGTCCATGGACGTGGTCGGACGGTACGGCGGCCCGGTGCGCCCGCCCCGCGTCCCGCTGCTGCCCGAGCAGGAGGCCGCGGTCCGCGCGGCCACCGAGAAGGCCGTGGCCGCGGGCCTCGCGTGA
- a CDS encoding FAD-dependent oxidoreductase → MTERPHLAVVGAGPAGLAGALAAAADGVRVTLLDAAEQAGGQFYRQPAAALGARRPQALHHQWRTWERLRDALDRHVGAGRVAHLADHHVWCVEGDSGAFTVYALRGPAQERGVAVSADAVLLATGGYERVLPFPGWTLPGVVTAGGAQAMLKGGLVLPGRTAVVAGTGPLLLPVATTLAAAGARVAALVESADPRALPRRAAALAAQPGKLAEGAWYAGQLLRHGVRTLTRHTVVEAHGTDRLEAVTVAALGRDGHPKTGGTRRIPCDTLAIGHGMLPHTDLAETLGCTLSGTDVRVDDEQRTDVPGVWAAGEATGIGGAALALAEGHIAGRSIAARLHGTAPDPRRWAAAARARTRSREFFAALDTLYSPPGGWPDLITDDTVVCRCEEITAGQVRTAVGTLGATDPRTVKLLTRAGMGWCQGRMCGPAVAGLAGCAFTPGRRPFARPVPLGVLAELPGQEPDGSAPAVADRH, encoded by the coding sequence ATGACTGAGCGACCGCATCTCGCCGTCGTCGGGGCGGGCCCGGCGGGACTGGCCGGGGCGCTGGCGGCGGCCGCCGACGGGGTGCGTGTGACCCTCCTCGACGCGGCCGAGCAGGCGGGCGGGCAGTTCTACCGGCAGCCCGCCGCCGCCCTCGGCGCACGCCGGCCACAGGCCCTGCACCATCAGTGGCGCACCTGGGAACGGCTGCGCGACGCACTCGACCGGCACGTCGGCGCCGGGCGCGTCGCGCATCTGGCGGATCACCATGTCTGGTGCGTGGAAGGGGATTCGGGAGCCTTCACGGTGTACGCCCTGCGCGGCCCCGCGCAGGAGAGGGGTGTCGCCGTGTCCGCGGACGCCGTGCTGCTCGCCACCGGCGGCTACGAGCGCGTGCTGCCCTTCCCGGGCTGGACACTCCCCGGTGTCGTGACCGCGGGCGGCGCGCAGGCCATGCTCAAGGGCGGCCTGGTGCTGCCGGGCCGTACGGCCGTGGTCGCCGGCACCGGGCCCCTGCTGCTGCCCGTGGCCACGACGCTCGCGGCGGCGGGCGCCCGGGTGGCCGCGCTGGTGGAGTCCGCCGATCCGAGGGCCCTGCCGAGGCGCGCCGCGGCACTGGCCGCACAGCCCGGGAAACTCGCCGAAGGCGCCTGGTACGCGGGGCAGTTGCTCCGGCACGGGGTGCGCACCCTGACCCGGCACACCGTCGTGGAGGCGCACGGCACCGACCGGCTGGAGGCGGTCACGGTCGCCGCGCTCGGCCGGGACGGACACCCGAAGACCGGCGGCACGCGCCGCATCCCCTGCGACACCCTCGCGATCGGGCACGGCATGCTGCCGCACACCGACCTCGCCGAGACCCTCGGCTGCACCCTGTCCGGGACGGACGTACGGGTCGACGACGAGCAGCGCACCGATGTGCCGGGCGTCTGGGCCGCCGGGGAGGCCACCGGGATCGGCGGCGCGGCCCTCGCGCTCGCCGAGGGGCACATCGCCGGCCGGTCGATCGCCGCCCGGCTGCACGGCACGGCACCCGATCCGCGCCGGTGGGCCGCGGCCGCCCGGGCCCGCACCCGGTCGCGGGAGTTCTTCGCGGCGCTCGACACGCTGTACTCGCCGCCCGGGGGCTGGCCGGACCTGATCACGGACGACACGGTGGTGTGCCGCTGCGAAGAGATCACCGCCGGGCAGGTCCGCACGGCCGTCGGCACGCTCGGGGCCACCGACCCGCGCACCGTGAAGCTGCTCACCCGGGCCGGAATGGGCTGGTGCCAGGGCCGGATGTGCGGTCCGGCGGTGGCCGGCCTCGCCGGGTGCGCGTTCACACCCGGACGGCGGCCGTTCGCCCGGCCGGTGCCGCTCGGAGTACTGGCCGAACTGCCCGGACAGGAGCCTGACGGATCAGCACCGGCCGTCGCCGACCGGCACTGA
- a CDS encoding (2Fe-2S)-binding protein, with amino-acid sequence MNPIELARARPGAPFTVTLDGRPVEALPGQTVAAALWAAGVTSWRSTRGAGRPRGVFCGIGVCFDCLVTVNGQANQRACLVPVRPGDVIVTQEGTGRDDD; translated from the coding sequence GTGAACCCCATCGAGTTGGCCCGGGCCCGTCCGGGCGCCCCGTTCACCGTCACCTTGGACGGCCGGCCCGTCGAGGCGCTGCCCGGTCAGACGGTCGCGGCCGCGCTGTGGGCCGCGGGGGTGACCTCCTGGCGCAGCACGCGCGGTGCGGGACGGCCGCGCGGGGTGTTCTGCGGGATCGGGGTGTGCTTCGACTGCCTGGTGACCGTCAACGGCCAGGCGAACCAACGCGCCTGCCTGGTCCCGGTACGGCCGGGTGATGTGATCGTCACACAGGAGGGAACGGGGCGGGACGATGACTGA
- a CDS encoding NAD(P)/FAD-dependent oxidoreductase, with protein sequence MAKRLTCDVVVVGAGMVGAACALYAARTGLDVTVVDRGPVAGGTTGAGEGNLLVSDKEPGPELELALLSARLWTDLADELGTPIEYEPKGGVVVASTPGALGALRDFAEAQRAAGVTAEVVDTDGLLHLEPHLAPGMAGGVRYPQDAQVMPALAAAHLIRACGARLHTGRTVTGVLRTAAGAVLGVRTDQGDIHAPAVVNAAGTWGGDLAELAGVRLPVLPRRGFVLVTEPLPRLVRHKVYAADYVADVASDSAALRTSPVVEGTAAGPVLIGATRERVGFDRSLSLRAVRALAAGAIGLFPFLERVHALRTYAGFRPYLPDHLPAIGPDPRVPGLYHACGHEGAGIGLATGSGQLIARALTGKTPDLDITPFRPERFEAGEAHPTDGGGTA encoded by the coding sequence GTGGCGAAGCGACTGACCTGCGATGTCGTGGTCGTGGGAGCCGGAATGGTGGGTGCGGCCTGTGCGCTGTACGCCGCGCGGACCGGCCTCGATGTGACGGTGGTGGACCGGGGCCCGGTGGCCGGCGGCACCACGGGGGCCGGCGAGGGCAACCTGCTGGTCTCCGACAAGGAGCCGGGCCCCGAGCTCGAACTCGCCCTGCTCTCGGCCCGCTTGTGGACGGACCTGGCCGACGAGCTGGGAACGCCGATCGAGTACGAGCCCAAGGGCGGTGTGGTGGTCGCCTCGACGCCCGGCGCGCTCGGCGCGCTGCGGGACTTCGCCGAGGCCCAGCGCGCGGCCGGCGTCACGGCCGAAGTCGTCGACACGGACGGACTCCTGCACCTGGAGCCGCACTTGGCGCCCGGAATGGCGGGCGGCGTCCGCTATCCACAGGACGCCCAGGTCATGCCCGCACTGGCCGCCGCCCATCTGATCCGCGCCTGCGGCGCCCGTCTGCACACGGGCCGGACCGTGACCGGGGTGCTGCGCACGGCGGCGGGCGCGGTGCTCGGCGTCCGCACCGACCAGGGCGACATCCACGCCCCGGCGGTGGTGAACGCGGCCGGCACCTGGGGCGGCGACCTCGCCGAACTGGCGGGCGTCCGCCTCCCGGTGCTGCCCCGGCGCGGCTTCGTCCTGGTCACCGAGCCGCTGCCGCGCCTGGTCCGGCACAAGGTGTACGCCGCCGACTACGTGGCCGACGTGGCGAGCGACTCGGCCGCGCTCAGGACCTCACCGGTCGTCGAGGGCACGGCCGCGGGGCCCGTCCTGATCGGGGCGACCCGGGAACGGGTCGGCTTCGACCGCTCGTTGTCACTCCGGGCGGTCCGCGCGCTGGCGGCCGGGGCGATCGGGCTGTTCCCCTTCCTGGAGCGGGTGCACGCCCTGCGCACGTACGCGGGTTTCCGGCCCTACCTGCCCGACCACCTCCCGGCGATCGGCCCCGATCCCCGGGTGCCCGGGCTGTACCACGCCTGCGGACACGAGGGCGCGGGCATCGGACTGGCCACCGGCTCCGGGCAGTTGATCGCGCGGGCGCTGACGGGAAAGACGCCGGACCTGGACATCACCCCGTTCCGCCCGGAGCGGTTCGAGGCGGGCGAGGCCCATCCGACGGACGGAGGCGGCACCGCGTGA
- a CDS encoding putative leader peptide: MVRLRTVACRAGCTPLRAPLLTSRLHIDLLRVCSAISPRR, translated from the coding sequence ATGGTGCGTCTGAGGACGGTCGCCTGCCGAGCGGGCTGTACGCCGTTGCGCGCGCCCCTGCTCACCTCCCGCCTGCACATCGACCTGCTGCGCGTGTGCAGCGCGATCAGCCCTCGCCGCTGA
- a CDS encoding glutathione S-transferase C-terminal domain-containing protein: MSITPLAAVPSAHRTAPGFRGRIGRDARSGHYAVPHRYRLHLSTACPDGLRLAIGHHLLGLHGSCPVTFLPAVPDCPGGGHAALRPLYEASAHHYTGPALAPVLSDDWSGRIVSTHAPEILRDLDRFPGDGRPSLYPRGTESEIEAVERLCAEGIQEAAQRAGRADADPAERAAALDLLLDTLGRLERYLAGEEYLVDGRLTAGDLELWVSLVQLDTVHRYHLDASAVHRIAGHPALWAHARRLAAHPAFGTHLDLDGIARRHHGHCQGLEAAGAAVQILDWTRHASR; the protein is encoded by the coding sequence ATGTCCATCACTCCGCTCGCCGCCGTCCCGTCCGCCCACCGCACCGCCCCCGGCTTCCGAGGCCGGATCGGCCGGGACGCGCGCAGTGGCCACTACGCCGTGCCGCACCGCTACCGGCTCCATCTGTCCACCGCCTGTCCGGACGGGCTGCGCCTCGCCATAGGCCATCACCTGCTCGGCCTTCACGGCAGCTGTCCGGTCACCTTCCTGCCCGCCGTCCCGGACTGTCCCGGTGGCGGCCACGCCGCCCTGCGCCCGCTGTACGAGGCGAGCGCACACCACTACACCGGACCGGCCCTCGCGCCGGTGCTCAGCGACGACTGGTCCGGACGCATCGTCAGCACCCATGCCCCGGAGATCCTGCGCGACCTGGACCGCTTCCCCGGGGACGGCCGCCCGTCCCTGTATCCGCGCGGCACCGAGAGCGAGATCGAAGCCGTCGAAAGGCTCTGCGCCGAGGGCATCCAGGAGGCCGCGCAGCGCGCCGGACGCGCCGACGCCGACCCCGCCGAGCGCGCCGCCGCACTCGATCTGCTGCTGGACACGCTGGGCAGGCTGGAGCGCTACCTGGCGGGGGAGGAGTACCTCGTCGACGGCCGGCTCACCGCCGGCGACCTCGAGTTGTGGGTGTCCCTGGTGCAACTGGACACGGTGCACCGCTACCACCTCGACGCCTCCGCGGTGCACCGCATCGCCGGTCACCCGGCGCTCTGGGCCCACGCCCGGCGCCTGGCCGCCCATCCCGCCTTCGGCACCCACCTCGACCTCGACGGCATCGCCCGCCGTCACCACGGCCACTGCCAGGGGCTGGAGGCCGCCGGAGCGGCCGTCCAGATCCTGGACTGGACGCGCCACGCAAGCCGTTGA
- a CDS encoding putative leader peptide produces the protein MTHVLPLPVRHPYRSVRLHSRPHIDLQRVAGALCRH, from the coding sequence GTGACACATGTCCTCCCCCTGCCCGTCCGCCACCCGTACCGCTCCGTCCGTCTCCACTCCCGGCCGCACATAGACCTCCAGCGTGTGGCCGGCGCGCTCTGTCGCCACTGA
- a CDS encoding LLM class flavin-dependent oxidoreductase encodes MSPTSAPSLHLAVALDGTGWHPASWREPVARPRDLFTAGYWADLVAEAERGLLDFVTIEDGLGPQSSRFLEPDDRTDQVRGRLDAVLIASRIAPLTRHIGLVPTVVSTHTEPFHISKAIATLDYVSTGRAGLRVEITARPDEAAHFGRRTVPLTDAHAGPSARELVTELFDEAADYVEVVRRLWDSWEDDAEIRDAATGRFVDRDKLHYIDFEGRHFSVKGPSITPRPPQGQPLVTALAQDTVPHRLVARQADIGYVTAHDIEQARAIVAGIHAEQAEAGRADQTLHLFGDLLVFLDDDQAEATARRERLDALAGEPYTGDARIFAGTSVQLADLLEELREAGLSGFRLRPAVAAHDLPRITGHLVPELQRRGLFRRAYEAGTLRGLLGLARPASRYSAANA; translated from the coding sequence GTGTCCCCGACTTCCGCCCCTTCCCTGCATCTCGCCGTCGCCCTGGACGGCACCGGCTGGCACCCGGCCTCCTGGCGCGAGCCGGTGGCCCGGCCCCGGGACCTGTTCACCGCCGGCTACTGGGCCGACCTCGTCGCCGAGGCCGAGCGTGGCCTGCTCGACTTCGTGACCATCGAGGACGGCCTCGGCCCCCAGTCCTCCCGCTTCCTCGAACCGGACGACCGCACCGACCAGGTCCGCGGCCGGCTGGACGCCGTACTCATCGCCTCCCGCATCGCACCGCTGACCCGGCACATAGGCCTGGTGCCGACCGTGGTGTCCACGCACACGGAGCCGTTCCACATCTCCAAGGCGATCGCCACCCTCGACTACGTCAGCACCGGCCGGGCCGGACTGCGCGTCGAGATCACCGCCCGGCCGGACGAGGCCGCGCATTTCGGCCGCCGGACGGTCCCCCTGACCGACGCCCACGCCGGCCCGTCCGCAAGGGAGCTGGTCACCGAGCTGTTCGACGAGGCCGCCGACTACGTGGAGGTGGTCCGCCGGCTGTGGGACAGCTGGGAGGACGACGCGGAGATCCGGGACGCGGCCACCGGCCGCTTCGTCGACCGCGACAAGCTGCACTACATCGACTTCGAGGGACGGCACTTCAGCGTCAAGGGCCCCTCCATCACGCCCCGCCCGCCCCAGGGCCAGCCGCTCGTCACCGCCCTGGCCCAAGACACCGTCCCCCACCGGCTCGTCGCCCGCCAGGCCGACATCGGCTACGTCACCGCGCACGACATCGAGCAGGCCCGCGCGATCGTCGCCGGGATACACGCCGAGCAGGCCGAGGCGGGCCGCGCCGACCAGACCCTGCACCTCTTCGGTGACCTGCTGGTCTTCCTCGACGACGACCAGGCCGAGGCCACGGCCCGTCGCGAGCGCCTCGACGCCCTCGCCGGGGAGCCGTACACCGGCGACGCCCGGATCTTCGCCGGTACGTCCGTCCAACTCGCCGACCTGCTGGAGGAGTTGCGGGAGGCAGGCCTCAGCGGCTTCCGGCTGCGGCCCGCCGTGGCCGCCCACGACCTGCCGCGGATCACCGGGCACCTCGTGCCCGAACTGCAACGCCGGGGCCTGTTCCGGCGGGCCTACGAGGCCGGCACCCTGCGCGGCCTCCTCGGTCTCGCCCGCCCCGCCAGCCGCTACTCCGCGGCCAACGCCTGA